Proteins from a single region of Limisphaera ngatamarikiensis:
- a CDS encoding LamG-like jellyroll fold domain-containing protein — translation MKTTRTTQSRHSFYRSSSLGFGAQRITFKCCFSLTWLGLVVAGVSVRAATVINLDATTQPLGPLYVWPNTGSISGDFFPWAEAPEVIEVDGVRGVAFRGGTPGLQGTSYYGPNAPESMAGNASRTIEAWVWDPAPQDEKTVFSWGRRGGPDGSNCTFGHGVHPVWGCLGGWGWADLGYSNTLTFQRWVHIVYTYDGATRTARAYYNGQLSSQEVYTTPLNTWAVDASGFPIPFRVARQTDANGNPSNAGVGTNVIAVIRVYDVALPADQIQSHFEAERAQFGLSDVDDDGLPDWWERRYGLNVGVNDADADPDGDGLNNAGEYQRGTNPTNPDTDGDGLRDGVETNTGVWVSNTDTGTDPLNPDTDGDTLPDGVETNTGVYVGPTNTGTNPLKADTDGDGWDDGGEVRAGSNPNSAQSQPLPGNWVQEVTRSAPKYWYRFEEGDPSQPVVNSGSAGSAYNGFYGPGITADNFVPSVIISPAGKALEFTGPAAPNSTLKYVEILQEIPELVNFRPPTVEKVTTVEYWIKTTQRGTHGNNTWQSPSILARESPGDGDIYWGNINASGDFIFSTSDLHEIHTVRDANYTVTDGRWHHVVMVKKWYINQPCVSILYVDGGAEEGGVTITATTPAGNPSYQDLDAGIRRIGLTDNGELENVQFIGILDEVAIYDRELTPTEVRLHYRSVYLGDTDGDGMPDLWEVNYGLDPFRNDADEDPDNDGLNNLGEYFRRTSPVNPDTDGDGLLDSVETGTGVWVSASDTGTDPLNPDTDGDRLPDGVETNTGIYVSPTDTGTNPLRRDTDGDSFNDHDEVVLGYDPNDASSKPRQPASWVEAVAADQPIHWLRFEETDTGQPLANLGSHAGQYTVTFGPGIAASDLGKPSAHPGLGRAIEFTGPAAPASTLKYIDFGAEIPELVNLRVDPFGQPKELEQGKAVTVEYWFRTTQRGTYGNNTWQNPSILAHESPGDGDIYWGNFNAAGDFIFSTSDLQEIRVTNNYATDGQWHHVVMSKIWYNDRPCESRLFLDGGAEVGGITIYATTPAGAPSGQDLDAGLRYLGLTQAGELDNVQYIGFLDEFVVYTNAFVEAQARLHYLAARQALEGVRLGFAREGNTLRLTWTQGRLQWADELTGPWSDVPGATSPFEVSLTANPRKFFRLVLQ, via the coding sequence TGGTCGTGGCCGGAGTGTCGGTCCGGGCCGCCACGGTCATCAATCTGGACGCCACGACCCAACCTTTGGGGCCCCTGTACGTATGGCCCAACACCGGCAGTATCAGCGGGGATTTCTTCCCTTGGGCCGAGGCGCCGGAGGTCATTGAGGTGGACGGCGTGCGGGGAGTGGCCTTTCGAGGCGGCACCCCCGGCCTGCAAGGCACCTCATATTATGGGCCCAACGCGCCCGAGAGCATGGCCGGGAACGCTTCCCGGACCATCGAGGCATGGGTTTGGGACCCGGCTCCGCAGGATGAAAAGACGGTCTTTTCCTGGGGCCGCCGCGGCGGGCCCGACGGCTCCAACTGCACCTTCGGCCACGGCGTACACCCGGTTTGGGGTTGCCTGGGCGGATGGGGCTGGGCCGACCTCGGCTATAGCAACACGCTCACCTTCCAGCGGTGGGTCCACATCGTCTACACCTACGATGGCGCAACCCGGACCGCGCGCGCCTACTACAACGGTCAGCTCAGCAGTCAGGAAGTGTACACCACCCCGCTCAACACCTGGGCGGTGGACGCCAGCGGATTCCCCATCCCCTTCCGGGTCGCCCGACAAACCGATGCCAATGGGAACCCGAGCAACGCCGGCGTGGGCACCAACGTGATCGCCGTCATCCGCGTTTACGACGTCGCTCTGCCGGCCGATCAAATCCAATCCCACTTCGAAGCCGAGCGCGCCCAGTTCGGTCTGTCCGACGTGGATGACGATGGCCTGCCCGACTGGTGGGAACGGCGTTACGGCCTCAACGTGGGCGTCAACGATGCCGACGCCGATCCCGACGGGGACGGTCTGAACAATGCGGGCGAATACCAACGCGGCACCAATCCGACCAATCCCGACACCGACGGCGACGGCCTGCGCGACGGCGTCGAAACCAACACCGGCGTCTGGGTGAGCAATACCGACACCGGTACCGACCCGCTCAACCCTGACACGGACGGTGACACCCTGCCGGACGGCGTCGAAACCAACACCGGTGTCTACGTTGGCCCCACCAATACGGGCACCAACCCCCTGAAGGCCGACACCGACGGGGACGGCTGGGACGATGGCGGCGAGGTGCGGGCCGGCTCCAACCCCAACTCCGCCCAGAGTCAACCCCTGCCCGGCAACTGGGTCCAGGAAGTCACGCGGTCGGCACCGAAGTATTGGTACCGGTTCGAGGAGGGCGACCCGTCGCAGCCGGTGGTGAACTCCGGATCGGCGGGCAGCGCCTACAACGGGTTCTACGGCCCCGGCATCACCGCGGACAATTTCGTGCCCTCGGTCATCATCTCGCCGGCGGGCAAGGCCCTCGAGTTCACCGGTCCGGCCGCGCCCAACTCGACCCTGAAGTATGTCGAAATCCTGCAGGAAATCCCCGAGCTGGTGAATTTCCGGCCACCCACGGTCGAGAAGGTCACCACCGTCGAATACTGGATCAAGACCACCCAGCGCGGGACCCACGGCAACAACACCTGGCAAAGCCCGTCCATCCTGGCACGGGAAAGCCCCGGCGACGGCGACATCTACTGGGGCAACATCAATGCCAGCGGCGACTTCATCTTCAGCACGTCCGACCTGCATGAGATCCACACCGTTCGCGACGCCAATTACACCGTAACGGACGGTCGATGGCACCACGTGGTCATGGTCAAGAAGTGGTACATCAACCAACCGTGTGTCTCGATCCTCTACGTGGATGGCGGCGCGGAGGAGGGCGGTGTGACCATCACCGCCACCACGCCGGCCGGTAACCCGAGTTACCAGGATCTCGACGCCGGTATCCGCCGCATCGGTCTCACCGACAACGGCGAACTCGAAAACGTCCAGTTCATCGGCATCCTGGACGAGGTCGCAATCTACGATCGGGAACTGACGCCGACCGAGGTGCGGCTGCACTATCGGTCCGTCTATCTCGGGGACACGGACGGCGACGGCATGCCGGACCTCTGGGAGGTGAATTACGGACTGGATCCCTTCCGCAACGATGCCGATGAGGATCCGGACAACGACGGTCTCAACAATCTCGGTGAATACTTCCGCAGAACCAGCCCGGTGAATCCCGACACCGACGGGGACGGCCTGCTCGACAGCGTTGAAACCGGCACGGGTGTCTGGGTCAGCGCCTCCGACACCGGTACCGACCCGTTGAATCCGGACACGGACGGCGACCGCCTGCCGGACGGCGTGGAGACCAACACCGGCATCTACGTCAGCCCCACCGACACGGGAACCAACCCCCTGCGACGCGACACCGATGGGGACTCCTTCAACGACCACGACGAGGTCGTCCTCGGGTATGACCCCAACGACGCTTCGTCCAAACCGCGCCAGCCGGCCTCGTGGGTGGAGGCGGTGGCCGCAGATCAGCCCATTCACTGGCTGCGATTCGAGGAAACCGATACCGGCCAGCCCCTGGCCAACCTGGGTTCCCACGCCGGCCAGTACACCGTGACGTTCGGTCCCGGCATTGCAGCGTCCGACCTGGGCAAACCCAGCGCCCATCCCGGCCTGGGCCGCGCCATCGAGTTCACCGGACCGGCCGCGCCGGCCTCGACGCTGAAATACATCGACTTCGGCGCCGAGATTCCGGAACTGGTCAACCTCCGCGTGGACCCGTTCGGCCAGCCGAAGGAACTCGAGCAGGGTAAAGCCGTCACTGTGGAATATTGGTTCCGCACCACCCAGCGCGGAACTTACGGCAACAACACCTGGCAGAACCCCTCCATCCTGGCGCACGAAAGCCCCGGCGACGGCGACATCTACTGGGGCAACTTCAACGCCGCGGGGGACTTCATCTTCAGCACGTCCGATTTGCAGGAGATCCGCGTGACCAACAATTATGCCACCGACGGACAGTGGCATCACGTGGTCATGAGCAAGATCTGGTACAACGATCGGCCGTGCGAGAGCCGGCTCTTCCTGGATGGCGGAGCCGAAGTGGGCGGCATCACCATCTACGCCACCACGCCGGCCGGCGCCCCCAGCGGTCAGGATCTGGACGCGGGTCTGCGCTACCTCGGCCTGACCCAGGCCGGTGAGCTGGACAACGTCCAGTACATCGGGTTCCTGGATGAGTTTGTGGTCTATACCAACGCCTTCGTCGAGGCGCAGGCCCGCCTCCATTACCTGGCCGCACGCCAGGCCCTGGAGGGAGTTCGACTCGGTTTCGCCCGCGAGGGCAACACCCTGCGGTTGACCTGGACGCAGGGGCGACTGCAATGGGCCGATGAACTCACGGGCCCGTGGTCGGACGTGCCGGGAGCAACCTCCCCATTCGAGGTCTCCCTCACGGCCAATCCGCGCAAGTTCTTCCGACTCGTGCTACAGTAA
- a CDS encoding RNA polymerase sigma factor translates to MNPPHPFEAFVREHQDLVYSTALRLLGDAAAAEDVAQEVFLRAFQQFEDLRDSPTTRGWLRTVATRLALTHLTRYRKRWQFFSEMSRPGDDPTDEPSHEPDFADPAANSAPGEAGDREAWVHKALMRLPDHQRVPLVLYHMEGLSYEEIARELGVSLAKVKTDLHRARLALRRQLHRQLGREGADLMP, encoded by the coding sequence ATGAACCCGCCGCACCCATTCGAAGCGTTCGTGCGGGAACACCAGGACCTGGTGTATTCGACCGCCCTGCGCCTGCTGGGCGACGCCGCAGCCGCAGAGGACGTGGCCCAAGAGGTTTTCCTGCGGGCGTTCCAACAGTTCGAAGATCTCCGCGACAGCCCCACCACCCGCGGTTGGCTCCGAACCGTGGCAACCCGGCTTGCCCTGACGCACCTCACCCGGTACCGCAAACGCTGGCAGTTCTTCTCCGAAATGAGCCGCCCGGGGGACGACCCCACGGACGAACCCTCCCACGAGCCCGATTTTGCCGATCCCGCTGCAAACAGTGCCCCCGGCGAGGCTGGCGACCGCGAGGCGTGGGTGCACAAGGCCCTGATGCGTCTGCCCGATCACCAGCGAGTCCCGTTGGTGCTCTATCACATGGAAGGTCTGAGCTACGAAGAAATCGCTCGTGAACTGGGGGTGTCCCTGGCCAAGGTGAAAACGGACCTCCACCGGGCCCGTCTCGCCCTGCGCCGGCAACTGCACCGGCAACTGGGCCGCGAAGGGGCCGATTTGATGCCATGA
- a CDS encoding type II secretion system protein codes for MERQQRRDLEGTRARPGFTLIELLVVIAIIAILAGMLLPALAKAKARAKQTGCLNNMRQVGIATLMYLQEYQKYPGCLWLNSTFYYVWPVRLFTQLGTNRAVFYCPAANPNSAWDTNANPTLGAQPPTGGWDPWGISSRSRFSLGYNDWGLRDPGDSGGGRQLGLGGDINVVGEVKESAVKKPADMIMLGDSKPDGSFDANIDPKNPLEWPSNRHNRRTVLLFADGHAESPRRADVINPRNNYWRARWNNDNDPHLEIGYWVVNPAQEAMLDP; via the coding sequence ATGGAGAGACAGCAAAGACGGGATTTGGAAGGGACCCGGGCCCGGCCGGGGTTCACCCTGATTGAGCTGTTGGTGGTGATCGCCATCATCGCCATTCTGGCCGGCATGCTCTTGCCGGCGCTGGCCAAAGCCAAGGCTCGCGCCAAACAGACCGGCTGCCTCAACAACATGCGCCAGGTTGGCATTGCCACCCTCATGTACCTGCAGGAATACCAGAAGTATCCCGGCTGCCTGTGGCTGAATTCCACGTTCTACTATGTATGGCCCGTCCGGCTGTTCACCCAGTTGGGCACCAATCGGGCCGTGTTTTACTGCCCCGCCGCCAATCCCAACAGTGCCTGGGATACCAACGCCAACCCCACGCTCGGTGCCCAACCGCCCACGGGAGGGTGGGACCCCTGGGGCATCAGCTCCCGGAGCCGATTCTCGCTTGGTTACAACGACTGGGGGTTGCGCGACCCCGGCGACAGCGGCGGCGGGCGCCAGCTCGGGTTGGGCGGCGACATCAACGTGGTGGGCGAAGTCAAGGAAAGCGCGGTCAAGAAGCCGGCCGACATGATCATGCTCGGCGACAGCAAACCGGACGGGAGTTTCGACGCCAACATCGATCCGAAAAACCCGTTGGAATGGCCTTCCAACCGGCACAACCGTCGCACGGTCCTCCTTTTTGCCGACGGGCATGCGGAGAGCCCGCGGCGCGCCGATGTCATCAACCCCCGCAACAATTACTGGCGCGCACGTTGGAACAACGACAACGATCCGCACCTGGAGATTGGCTACTGGGTGGTCAACCCCGCCCAGGAAGCCATGCTGGATCCCTGA
- the thrS gene encoding threonine--tRNA ligase, whose amino-acid sequence MSETRGNPVVGSAAERKSLQDRAQMSDLERLRHSCAHVMATAILRLWPDAQFAYGPPVENGFYYDLECSHRITPEDFPRIEEEMRKEIEANHPFERIEVTREQAIQDALRGRLGALSDRPGQPSRYKLDLIQQIPEGEPITYYRNGDFVDLCAGPHVASTGEIGAFKLTGVASAYYKGDARNPQLQRIYGTAFRTREELEQYFAMLEEARKRDHRKLGQELGLFVMDPEYVGPGLPLWLPRGAVICEELEKLAKETEFRAGYVRVKTPHVAREKMYVTSGHLPYYADSMFPPMELGDDAEGGAGEAPRVRYYLKAMNCPHHHRIFAAEPRSYRDLPLRLAEYGTCYRYEQSGELFGLMRVRCLNMNDAHIYCTPEQFAEEFNAVNQMYLEYFRIFGIERYVMRFSTHDPARLGEKYVNEPELWRQTEDMVRQVLKDTGIPYVEVPNEAAFYGPKIDVQVWSVIGREFTLATNQVDFAVPKRFGLVYRDRDNTDKTPLCIHRAPLGTHERFIGFLIEHYAGNFPLWLSPEQVRVLTVSDDAALREYAESLVRELRDHFVRVSYDFEPVPIRAKIAAAEAAHVHTMLVVGPRDRAAGQVSVRVHGKGNLGARPRAEVIADILAAIRERRP is encoded by the coding sequence ATGTCGGAGACACGTGGAAACCCGGTTGTCGGATCAGCGGCGGAACGGAAGAGTCTGCAGGACCGTGCGCAGATGTCGGATTTGGAGCGGCTGCGCCACTCCTGTGCGCATGTGATGGCCACGGCGATTCTTCGGCTGTGGCCGGACGCGCAGTTTGCATACGGGCCGCCGGTGGAGAACGGATTCTACTACGACCTGGAATGTTCCCATCGGATCACGCCGGAGGATTTCCCGCGCATCGAGGAGGAGATGCGCAAGGAAATCGAGGCCAACCACCCGTTTGAGCGGATTGAGGTCACGCGGGAGCAGGCCATTCAGGATGCCCTGCGGGGCCGTTTGGGGGCCCTGAGCGACCGGCCCGGGCAGCCCAGCCGCTACAAGCTGGACCTGATCCAACAGATCCCCGAGGGCGAGCCGATCACCTACTATCGCAACGGGGATTTTGTGGACCTGTGCGCCGGGCCACACGTGGCTTCGACGGGGGAGATTGGCGCCTTCAAACTGACCGGTGTGGCCAGCGCCTACTACAAGGGCGACGCACGCAACCCGCAGCTCCAGCGCATCTACGGGACCGCCTTCCGAACCCGGGAAGAGCTCGAGCAGTACTTTGCCATGCTTGAGGAGGCCAGGAAACGGGACCACCGCAAGCTCGGACAGGAACTGGGCCTGTTTGTGATGGATCCCGAGTACGTCGGGCCCGGGTTGCCGTTGTGGCTGCCGCGGGGCGCGGTGATCTGTGAGGAGTTGGAGAAGCTGGCCAAGGAAACCGAATTCCGCGCCGGATACGTGCGGGTCAAAACCCCGCATGTGGCCCGCGAGAAGATGTACGTCACCTCCGGGCATCTGCCGTACTACGCCGACAGCATGTTCCCGCCCATGGAACTGGGGGACGATGCCGAGGGGGGGGCCGGGGAGGCACCGCGTGTGCGGTATTACCTGAAGGCGATGAATTGCCCGCATCATCACCGCATCTTTGCAGCCGAACCGCGCAGTTATCGGGATCTGCCGCTGCGCCTGGCCGAGTACGGAACCTGCTACCGGTACGAGCAGAGCGGCGAGTTGTTCGGGTTGATGCGCGTGCGCTGTCTCAACATGAACGATGCCCACATTTACTGCACGCCCGAGCAGTTCGCCGAGGAGTTCAACGCCGTCAACCAGATGTACCTCGAGTACTTCCGGATCTTCGGCATCGAACGCTACGTGATGCGGTTCAGCACCCATGATCCGGCGCGCCTGGGCGAAAAATACGTCAACGAACCCGAGCTGTGGCGTCAGACGGAGGACATGGTGCGCCAGGTGTTGAAGGACACCGGCATTCCTTACGTGGAAGTGCCCAATGAGGCGGCGTTTTACGGCCCCAAGATCGACGTGCAGGTCTGGAGCGTCATCGGACGCGAGTTCACTCTGGCGACCAACCAGGTGGATTTTGCTGTGCCGAAACGGTTCGGCCTGGTGTACCGGGACCGCGACAACACGGACAAAACCCCGCTCTGCATCCACCGGGCCCCCCTGGGCACTCACGAGCGGTTCATCGGGTTCCTGATCGAGCATTATGCGGGCAACTTCCCCCTCTGGCTGTCACCGGAACAGGTGCGAGTGCTCACCGTCAGCGACGATGCGGCCTTGCGTGAATACGCCGAGAGTCTGGTGCGCGAGTTGCGGGACCACTTCGTCCGCGTCAGTTACGACTTCGAGCCGGTGCCGATTCGGGCGAAAATCGCGGCAGCCGAGGCGGCGCATGTGCACACCATGCTGGTGGTCGGCCCCCGGGACCGTGCCGCCGGTCAGGTCAGCGTGCGCGTGCACGGCAAGGGCAATTTGGGGGCCCGACCCAGGGCCGAGGTGATCGCAGATATCCTGGCCGCGATTCGGGAACGCCGGCCTTGA
- a CDS encoding 3-isopropylmalate dehydratase: protein MISVLTGPVYVVGDNIDTDQIIPAQYLNLVPTIPEEYEKLGSYALCGLPESLYPVRYVKPGALDSEYPIVVAGRNFGCGSSREHAPIALGSAGCRIVLAESFARIFFRNCVATGELYPCELEERLCDKLRTGDVVTVNLDDLTVTEVATGKVHRIKPLGDVRPVIDAGGLFNYARKTGMIQAQPGADQTPERK, encoded by the coding sequence ATGATCAGTGTTTTGACAGGACCGGTTTATGTCGTGGGCGACAACATCGACACGGACCAGATCATTCCGGCGCAATATCTGAACCTGGTACCCACGATCCCGGAGGAGTACGAAAAGCTCGGCAGCTACGCTCTGTGCGGGTTGCCGGAGTCGCTGTACCCGGTGCGGTATGTGAAGCCCGGGGCCCTGGACAGCGAATATCCGATCGTGGTGGCGGGTCGGAACTTCGGTTGCGGCAGTTCCCGCGAGCATGCGCCCATTGCCCTGGGCTCGGCCGGGTGTCGAATCGTTTTGGCGGAGAGTTTTGCCCGAATTTTTTTCCGAAACTGTGTGGCGACCGGGGAATTGTATCCGTGCGAACTGGAAGAGCGGCTTTGCGACAAGCTCCGCACGGGCGACGTGGTCACAGTGAACCTTGACGACCTGACGGTGACCGAGGTGGCCACCGGGAAGGTGCATCGGATTAAACCGCTGGGGGATGTCCGGCCGGTGATTGACGCGGGCGGGCTGTTCAACTACGCACGCAAAACCGGCATGATTCAGGCGCAACCGGGAGCTGATCAGACCCCGGAACGGAAGTGA